In Geminocystis sp. NIES-3708, a single window of DNA contains:
- the cmx8 gene encoding type I-MYXAN CRISPR-associated protein Cmx8 produces MTEKELIELSYQLAELPSPQHRAGLAGLVLMVQDIKKQEILQYYQSALLDLDNLDEFGVIIRFNLEGLKALFDLTFGAFIEERSTETKIKDFDRIEEIEEKDDKGKIKIKKRYYYSVVTPQGAFLPYLDESAEGNNGIWIKLWRDMYWSIIRGVPATRNPFNFRANKDYGAYSNDVVKQWTQLQNPDKTIGQSGNYYLGAMASNAENIPTKDNIAYQFLLNFSPFVFQVYRPTTIDKDGKREFGSYALAIPDVANLDRFCFSFPKLLKQRNNDKLGYSPKESVIDLAEESALNFFILEDRISREIGEQSTKKSILGVEVIHTEKVGNNVKFYGFNYLEPITTQTDKYKQIKDKYWCPWFRKQRLKNLLNSIVYSDDQESKYEDIPPWFGFDDLLSRIPRKWLETGKDYFSHDARILFNEEILNQQGVTEMSKNNTKIREYASIVYQVCQSYVMGKLENKYELKWDKIKGNSKLEKDYSDKKNKIANEAFLAVRSRTEKQAFIDYFVSTLYPFVKKEEFAQFAEDLFNKTDEIRALTLLALSSQFAISKEDNKNTESKVA; encoded by the coding sequence ATGACAGAGAAAGAACTTATTGAATTATCCTATCAACTAGCTGAATTACCATCACCGCAACATCGAGCAGGTTTAGCAGGTTTAGTGTTGATGGTGCAAGATATTAAGAAGCAGGAAATTTTACAATATTATCAATCTGCTTTACTCGATTTGGATAACCTCGATGAATTTGGTGTTATTATCAGATTTAATTTAGAAGGTTTAAAAGCCTTATTTGATCTGACTTTTGGGGCATTTATTGAGGAAAGAAGTACAGAAACTAAAATTAAAGATTTCGATCGAATAGAGGAAATAGAAGAAAAAGACGATAAGGGTAAGATTAAGATTAAAAAACGGTATTATTACTCTGTGGTGACTCCTCAAGGTGCTTTTTTGCCTTATTTAGATGAATCTGCTGAAGGCAATAACGGTATTTGGATAAAATTATGGCGTGATATGTACTGGAGTATTATTCGAGGAGTTCCTGCTACTCGTAATCCTTTTAATTTTCGTGCTAATAAAGATTATGGGGCTTATAGTAATGATGTTGTAAAACAATGGACACAATTACAAAATCCTGATAAAACGATTGGACAATCAGGGAATTATTATTTAGGTGCAATGGCTTCCAATGCCGAAAATATACCCACTAAAGATAATATTGCCTATCAATTTCTCTTAAATTTTTCCCCTTTTGTCTTTCAAGTTTATCGCCCAACTACTATTGATAAAGATGGAAAAAGAGAGTTTGGCAGTTATGCTTTAGCTATTCCTGACGTAGCTAATTTAGACAGATTTTGCTTTTCTTTTCCTAAATTATTAAAACAAAGAAATAACGATAAATTGGGTTATTCTCCCAAAGAATCTGTCATTGATTTAGCAGAAGAAAGTGCTTTAAATTTCTTTATTTTAGAAGATAGAATCAGTAGAGAAATAGGCGAACAATCTACTAAAAAATCTATTCTTGGAGTTGAGGTTATTCACACAGAAAAAGTCGGTAATAATGTTAAATTTTATGGTTTTAATTATCTTGAACCTATTACTACTCAAACTGATAAATATAAGCAAATAAAAGATAAATATTGGTGTCCTTGGTTTCGGAAACAACGGTTAAAAAATCTCTTAAATTCGATCGTTTATTCTGATGATCAAGAGAGTAAATATGAGGACATTCCTCCTTGGTTTGGCTTTGATGACTTACTAAGTAGAATCCCTCGTAAATGGCTAGAAACTGGTAAAGATTACTTTAGCCATGATGCTCGTATTTTATTCAATGAAGAAATTTTAAATCAACAAGGAGTAACTGAAATGTCAAAAAACAATACTAAAATTCGTGAGTACGCCTCGATCGTTTATCAAGTTTGTCAATCTTATGTTATGGGGAAATTAGAGAATAAATATGAGTTAAAATGGGATAAAATAAAAGGGAATTCTAAGCTAGAAAAAGACTATAGTGATAAAAAAAACAAGATAGCTAATGAGGCTTTTTTAGCAGTAAGATCGCGCACAGAAAAACAGGCTTTTATTGACTATTTTGTTTCTACTCTTTATCCCTTTGTAAAAAAAGAAGAGTTTGCTCAATTTGCAGAAGATTTATTCAATAAAACTGATGAAATTCGAGCTTTAACTTTACTGGCTCTTTCTAGTCAATTTGCTATTAGTAAAGAGGATAATAAAAATACTGAATCAAAAGTTGCTTAA
- a CDS encoding heteromeric transposase endonuclease subunit TnsA: protein MAKRNRQNTNRLIEKRIKDGRGQGKGSEYQPWLLIQDVASQGLATRIKGIKSKRVQHFMSNFELSYFYLLEWSPVIYDIREQYPLLPLEETIAIAELAGINHPIDPQTKEPIVMTTDFLLTVDQKIDTIEQARTLRQTKDLQSHRTIEKLEIERLYWQERNIDWGIVTEQEIPENLVKNLSWLHPYHDLENLYPLSENDIQKIKQTLESSMSINNIPLNYLTSECDDRLCLSAGTSLSVVRYLMANRMWIVSMNECIEPNQPLELISTQKKVTQVNSWKEREVG, encoded by the coding sequence ATGGCAAAGCGAAATCGTCAAAATACAAATAGATTAATAGAAAAAAGAATCAAAGATGGTAGAGGGCAAGGTAAAGGCTCTGAATATCAGCCTTGGTTGTTGATTCAAGATGTAGCATCTCAAGGTTTAGCAACTCGTATAAAAGGCATAAAAAGTAAAAGAGTTCAGCATTTTATGAGTAACTTTGAGCTATCTTACTTTTATCTGTTGGAATGGTCGCCTGTTATTTATGACATAAGAGAGCAATATCCCCTATTACCTTTAGAGGAAACTATTGCCATTGCTGAATTAGCAGGAATTAATCACCCAATAGACCCCCAAACAAAAGAGCCGATCGTGATGACTACAGATTTTTTACTAACAGTAGATCAAAAAATAGACACCATAGAACAAGCTCGAACTCTCAGACAAACGAAAGACCTTCAATCCCATAGAACCATTGAGAAGTTAGAAATTGAGCGTTTGTATTGGCAAGAAAGAAATATTGATTGGGGAATTGTCACCGAACAAGAAATTCCCGAAAATCTTGTTAAAAATCTATCTTGGCTTCATCCTTATCATGATTTGGAAAATCTATATCCTTTATCTGAAAATGACATACAAAAAATAAAACAAACATTAGAGTCTAGTATGTCAATAAATAACATACCTCTCAACTATTTAACATCTGAATGCGATGATCGGTTGTGTTTATCCGCGGGTACAAGTTTATCAGTGGTTCGTTATCTAATGGCGAATCGTATGTGGATTGTTTCCATGAATGAATGTATTGAACCCAATCAACCATTAGAACTAATTTCTACTCAGAAGAAAGTCACACAAGTCAACTCATGGAAGGAGAGAGAAGTAGGATGA
- a CDS encoding DNA sulfur modification protein DndB, whose protein sequence is MINLLLGVVRENHSQGEFFLTRSQVGVILQLFIFDNRFISEEMKSLKIPEKMDFSAEALYNLTTPQYPELSPLVAFIDGEFSYENTDSENPNIGKIIVSFDVPIIAVEGEARSLAMQNLIKEKPEFKDTRIPVILYHSDIKQSHNDSYLDIDNEDYANVIAKAVIDQVPIFRDLTEMKRSSLPMRSHYLFTLSSIDKATQALLINYDDDDLEIQIDIAVNYWQKVCEYMRQWNQVFQGETSSGKIREDYICSHAITLSALGHLGSFLMKSYPDDWQEKIKKIQDINWLRSNPEWHKGIIVNNRVSKAIDSINFLVNYFQNFIDANC, encoded by the coding sequence ATGATTAATTTGTTATTGGGAGTAGTTCGTGAAAATCATTCTCAGGGGGAATTTTTCCTCACTCGTTCTCAGGTAGGGGTAATTCTTCAACTATTCATTTTTGATAATCGATTTATCTCTGAGGAAATGAAATCTTTAAAAATTCCAGAGAAAATGGATTTTTCCGCAGAAGCACTCTATAATCTTACTACTCCTCAATATCCTGAACTCTCACCTCTAGTTGCTTTTATTGATGGTGAATTTAGTTATGAAAATACTGACTCAGAGAATCCTAATATTGGGAAAATAATTGTTTCTTTCGATGTTCCTATTATTGCAGTGGAGGGGGAAGCACGTTCTTTAGCGATGCAAAATTTAATCAAAGAAAAACCTGAGTTTAAGGATACTCGTATTCCTGTTATTCTTTATCACTCCGACATCAAACAAAGTCACAATGATTCTTATTTAGATATTGATAATGAAGATTATGCCAATGTAATTGCTAAAGCTGTTATCGATCAAGTGCCGATATTTCGTGATTTAACGGAGATGAAACGTAGTAGTTTGCCAATGCGATCGCACTATCTATTTACCCTAAGTTCGATCGACAAAGCTACCCAAGCCCTATTGATTAACTATGATGATGATGATTTAGAGATTCAAATTGACATAGCCGTTAATTACTGGCAAAAAGTATGTGAATATATGCGTCAATGGAATCAAGTTTTTCAGGGAGAAACAAGCTCTGGTAAAATTCGAGAAGATTATATTTGTTCCCATGCCATAACTCTTTCAGCACTAGGACATTTAGGATCCTTTCTGATGAAATCTTATCCTGATGATTGGCAAGAGAAAATCAAAAAGATTCAAGATATTAATTGGTTACGTTCCAATCCAGAATGGCACAAGGGAATTATTGTTAACAACAGAGTTTCTAAGGCGATCGACAGTATTAATTTTCTTGTTAATTATTTTCAGAATTTTATTGATGCTAATTGTTAA
- a CDS encoding YafY family protein, protein MSRHLERLLEIDSLIRGREKQTSTSLANALEVCDRTIRNDLDFLRDRFSAPLEYSKQKGWYYTNNEWRLPSINLSKGEVFALVLGAGMLSAYAGSGYEAELRTSIQKLSERLPENTWIDLQQLADERVIFRSGAQMINLDPTIWQLLLEASNTKHSIWMRYYTASRDQESERIVDPYLLHIYRATNPYLIGFCHNRQDYRWFRVDRIKEIKILPDIFTVDPNFDKEKHLQQIFQYEVGEKTFTVKVKFNAQTAPFIREREWHPSQEIEEHQDGSLTLTLQSSGLNDLKRWILSYGTGSIALEPPELVDLIKKEIKEMSNHYEF, encoded by the coding sequence ATGTCTCGTCATCTGGAAAGATTATTAGAAATAGATAGCCTAATCAGAGGCAGAGAAAAACAAACTAGCACCAGTTTAGCTAATGCTTTGGAGGTCTGTGATCGAACCATCCGCAACGATTTAGACTTTCTTAGGGATAGATTTTCTGCACCCTTAGAATACTCTAAACAAAAAGGATGGTATTATACCAATAATGAGTGGCGATTACCTAGCATTAATCTCAGTAAAGGTGAAGTATTCGCCCTAGTTCTAGGGGCTGGAATGCTTTCAGCCTATGCTGGATCAGGTTATGAGGCAGAGTTGAGAACATCTATTCAAAAGTTATCAGAAAGATTGCCAGAGAATACATGGATTGATTTACAACAGTTAGCTGATGAAAGGGTTATTTTTCGCTCGGGCGCACAAATGATAAATCTTGATCCCACAATTTGGCAATTATTGCTAGAGGCATCAAATACCAAACATTCTATTTGGATGCGTTATTATACCGCCAGTCGAGATCAAGAATCAGAAAGAATAGTTGATCCTTATTTACTTCATATATATCGGGCGACTAATCCTTATTTAATAGGCTTTTGTCATAATAGACAGGATTATCGTTGGTTTAGAGTCGATCGAATCAAAGAGATTAAAATTCTACCTGATATTTTTACTGTTGATCCAAATTTTGACAAAGAAAAGCATTTACAGCAAATCTTTCAATACGAAGTAGGAGAAAAAACCTTTACCGTCAAAGTTAAATTTAATGCTCAAACTGCCCCTTTTATCAGGGAAAGAGAATGGCATCCTAGCCAAGAAATAGAAGAACATCAAGACGGTTCACTTACTCTAACTTTACAATCTTCGGGCTTAAATGATCTTAAACGGTGGATTCTGAGTTACGGAACAGGTTCGATCGCCCTTGAACCACCTGAGTTAGTGGACTTAATTAAGAAAGAAATTAAAGAAATGAGTAATCATTATGAATTTTAA
- the cas5 gene encoding CRISPR-associated protein Cas5, protein MIFLSFKAPFASFRPFQSGSYRSTTPIPSPSTVYGILLNLAGIELRDDINKPISNNRQDLPSLTFAIALPSGNSEKTVLSQQLHNYPVGNSGKELAEKTYGNKYWIAPVRREVLINHRFIVAMKGCLTLDHRLGVDHKEDSDLSNRIIQGLNGELQETRYGLPFAGDNNFLFDSIEIIEKPLARWFYPLEAKTKPNRGVCRLTTWVDREDNTKTSLQVFSPTDFCSEPPEKAWITLPIIQ, encoded by the coding sequence ATGATTTTTCTCTCTTTTAAAGCCCCTTTTGCCAGTTTCCGCCCATTTCAATCGGGTTCTTACCGTTCTACCACTCCTATTCCCTCTCCTTCTACAGTTTACGGAATTTTACTCAATCTCGCTGGTATTGAATTACGAGATGATATTAATAAACCGATTTCTAATAACCGTCAAGATTTACCCTCTCTAACTTTTGCGATCGCCCTTCCATCTGGTAATTCAGAAAAAACGGTTTTATCTCAGCAGTTACATAATTACCCTGTGGGAAACTCAGGAAAAGAATTAGCTGAAAAAACCTACGGTAATAAGTATTGGATTGCACCTGTAAGAAGAGAAGTCTTAATTAATCATCGTTTTATTGTGGCGATGAAAGGCTGTTTAACCTTAGATCACCGTTTAGGTGTTGATCACAAAGAAGATAGTGATTTATCTAATCGTATTATTCAAGGATTAAATGGAGAATTACAAGAAACTCGTTATGGTTTACCCTTTGCAGGGGATAATAACTTTTTATTTGATTCTATTGAAATCATCGAAAAACCTTTAGCACGTTGGTTTTATCCTCTTGAAGCAAAAACGAAACCAAATAGGGGAGTTTGTCGCTTAACCACATGGGTTGACAGAGAAGATAATACCAAAACTAGCTTACAAGTATTTTCTCCTACTGATTTTTGCTCTGAACCTCCTGAAAAAGCATGGATTACTTTACCTATAATTCAATGA
- a CDS encoding CRISPR-associated helicase/endonuclease Cas3: MSQKLLAKSKFNDKELTLEQHLQDTETACLAIFRGRILDNWCRFFKVTDKDRFLLFLRIACLFHDIGKANLEFVQLVSEGKKFKQTFHHDKQTFRHEWISAFILHCPNLKEWFGTSNLGLDSEIITASVLGHHLQATPKQQNRIDAFGKPRNMIKELPLYLDHPQVINTLQKIATLANLKGLPTLPQQWIDGEAFWENIYNDIQDTAEDFEYEISKNVQRQSLLLAVKGGLIASDSVASGIYRTQTSEAIEEWVNQTLHTSSITAEEIEEKILQPRYHQIEKKTGIPFQLKSFQQEAINLTSRLLLLSACGSGKTIFAYNWAKGVPNRYQIGRVIFLYPTRGTATEGFKDYVSWAPETEASLLTGTANYELRGMTENPTESTKGKDFTTEERLYALGFWQKRFFSATVDQFLSFLTHNYGAICLLPILADSVVIIDEIHSFSRSMFDNLVSFLQHFDIPVLCMTATLPTSRQEELTRRLHEYKSGLEIYPSPNNRSQLEDLEKAETLPRYQINQSNFDEAKQKAIIAYQGGKRILWVVNTVDRCREISTQLGEILETEILTYHSRFRLNDRKKRHEETVNAFQQENTPIIAVTTQVCEMSLDLDAEVLITELAPISALVQRFGRSNRHGKFAHSEILVYEPSKTLPYAKEELEISRQFLHDIVSSHPVSQRLLADKLQEYSLRERFSDGSSHFITGGYWATTQPFRESDDYSFSGILDKDIKEYLQLIEDKNPDAEGLILPITRKYIMDDLDRPAKLPKYLKIASHENYCEKRGLG; the protein is encoded by the coding sequence ATGTCGCAGAAACTCTTAGCTAAAAGCAAATTTAACGACAAAGAATTAACCCTAGAGCAACATTTACAAGATACTGAAACCGCCTGTTTAGCGATTTTTCGAGGGCGTATTCTTGATAACTGGTGTCGTTTTTTCAAGGTAACAGATAAAGATAGATTTTTGTTATTTTTAAGAATTGCTTGTTTATTCCACGACATCGGTAAAGCTAACTTAGAATTTGTACAGCTAGTATCCGAGGGTAAAAAATTTAAGCAAACTTTTCACCATGATAAACAAACTTTTCGCCATGAGTGGATTAGTGCTTTTATTCTCCATTGCCCTAATCTAAAAGAATGGTTCGGTACAAGTAATTTAGGTTTAGACTCAGAAATTATTACCGCTTCGGTGTTAGGGCATCATTTACAAGCAACCCCCAAGCAACAAAATAGAATAGATGCTTTTGGGAAGCCGAGGAATATGATCAAAGAATTACCTCTATACTTAGATCATCCTCAAGTTATTAATACCCTTCAAAAAATAGCCACCTTAGCAAATCTTAAAGGTTTACCCACATTACCTCAACAATGGATAGATGGTGAGGCTTTTTGGGAGAATATTTACAACGATATTCAAGATACCGCCGAGGATTTTGAATACGAAATCAGTAAAAATGTCCAACGTCAAAGTTTACTACTGGCAGTCAAGGGTGGATTAATTGCTAGTGATTCTGTTGCTTCTGGTATTTATCGCACTCAAACATCAGAAGCTATAGAAGAATGGGTTAACCAAACTTTACACACTTCTTCTATTACAGCAGAAGAAATTGAAGAAAAAATATTGCAACCCCGTTACCATCAAATTGAGAAAAAAACAGGGATTCCTTTTCAACTTAAATCCTTTCAACAAGAAGCCATCAATTTAACTTCTCGACTGTTGTTATTAAGTGCTTGTGGTAGCGGTAAAACTATATTTGCGTATAATTGGGCAAAAGGTGTTCCTAACCGTTATCAAATCGGTAGAGTTATCTTTCTTTATCCCACAAGAGGCACGGCAACGGAAGGATTTAAAGATTATGTCTCATGGGCGCCTGAAACGGAAGCTAGTTTATTAACTGGTACAGCTAATTATGAACTACGGGGAATGACAGAAAATCCCACAGAGTCAACTAAGGGTAAAGACTTTACTACAGAGGAGAGGTTATACGCTTTAGGATTTTGGCAAAAACGCTTTTTTTCGGCTACGGTTGATCAATTTCTCTCGTTTTTAACCCATAATTACGGTGCTATTTGTCTATTGCCCATTTTAGCAGATTCTGTGGTCATTATTGACGAAATTCACAGTTTTTCTCGATCGATGTTTGACAATTTGGTTAGTTTTTTGCAACACTTTGATATTCCCGTGTTGTGTATGACTGCAACTTTGCCTACATCTCGCCAAGAAGAATTAACGAGAAGACTCCATGAATATAAATCAGGTTTAGAAATTTATCCATCTCCCAATAATCGTAGTCAATTAGAAGATTTAGAGAAAGCGGAAACCTTACCCCGTTATCAAATTAATCAGAGTAATTTCGATGAAGCAAAACAAAAAGCAATTATTGCCTATCAAGGGGGAAAAAGGATTCTTTGGGTGGTTAATACCGTTGACAGATGTAGAGAAATATCAACTCAATTAGGTGAGATTTTGGAGACTGAGATATTGACATATCATAGTCGGTTTCGTTTGAACGATCGAAAAAAACGTCATGAAGAAACCGTTAACGCTTTTCAACAAGAAAATACACCTATTATTGCCGTTACAACTCAAGTCTGTGAAATGTCGTTAGATTTAGATGCAGAAGTGTTAATCACCGAATTAGCACCAATTTCCGCATTAGTACAAAGGTTCGGACGATCAAATCGTCATGGTAAATTTGCCCACTCAGAAATATTAGTTTATGAGCCATCTAAAACATTACCTTACGCTAAAGAGGAATTAGAAATTAGTCGTCAATTTCTCCATGATATTGTTTCTTCTCACCCTGTCAGTCAAAGATTATTAGCCGATAAGTTGCAAGAATATTCTTTGAGAGAAAGGTTTAGTGATGGTAGTAGTCATTTTATCACGGGGGGTTATTGGGCGACAACACAACCCTTTAGAGAATCCGATGATTATTCCTTTAGCGGTATTTTAGACAAGGATATAAAGGAATACTTGCAATTAATAGAAGATAAAAACCCCGATGCAGAGGGCTTAATTTTACCGATAACTCGTAAATATATCATGGATGATCTCGATCGACCTGCAAAGTTACCGAAATATTTAAAAATTGCATCCCATGAAAACTATTGTGAAAAAAGGGGGTTAGGTTAA
- the cas7i gene encoding type I-B CRISPR-associated protein Cas7/Cst2/DevR translates to MSKKQLNLFATVLTYPAPAGNYRGESEENRTILQKIVKDGQKYAVISPESMRNAIRETLITLDQPHNRTRLHDQDQLAVEFKEYPNPDKYADDFLFGYMVAKTDDVKKMKPIPPKRDSVFRCNMAVALSPYKYDAIFHQSPLHAKTKNNEKTHWSNASTSALLHREVTHTAFQYPFALSSHDCGEKPEWVRALLSSIEQLNNVAGGHARAYYEFAPRSIVVRLTPKLVAGYNTYGFDEEGNWLELHRLTNSNDDNCDLPADEFWIGGEIIREMEESQVKKLADMGVNLFNNCETLLNSVADCFL, encoded by the coding sequence ATGTCTAAAAAACAGTTAAATTTATTCGCTACGGTTTTAACTTATCCTGCCCCTGCTGGTAATTATCGGGGAGAATCAGAAGAAAATCGCACGATTTTACAGAAAATAGTCAAAGATGGGCAAAAATACGCTGTTATTAGTCCTGAATCTATGCGTAACGCTATCAGAGAAACGTTGATTACTTTAGATCAACCCCATAATCGTACTCGATTACATGATCAAGATCAACTGGCTGTAGAGTTTAAAGAATATCCTAATCCAGATAAGTATGCCGATGATTTTTTATTTGGTTATATGGTAGCGAAAACTGATGATGTCAAAAAAATGAAACCAATCCCTCCAAAACGGGATAGTGTTTTTCGTTGCAATATGGCAGTAGCTTTAAGTCCTTATAAATACGATGCTATTTTTCATCAATCTCCCCTCCATGCTAAAACCAAAAATAATGAAAAAACTCATTGGAGTAATGCTAGTACATCGGCTTTGTTACATCGAGAAGTAACCCATACTGCTTTTCAATATCCTTTTGCTTTATCTAGTCATGATTGTGGAGAAAAACCTGAGTGGGTAAGAGCTTTATTAAGTTCGATCGAGCAGTTAAATAATGTTGCAGGAGGTCATGCTAGAGCATACTATGAATTTGCTCCCCGTTCAATAGTTGTTCGTTTAACACCTAAATTAGTGGCTGGATATAACACTTATGGATTTGATGAGGAAGGTAATTGGTTAGAGTTGCATCGTTTAACTAATAGTAATGATGATAATTGTGATTTACCTGCGGATGAGTTTTGGATTGGAGGAGAAATTATCCGTGAGATGGAAGAATCCCAAGTTAAAAAATTAGCAGATATGGGGGTAAACCTTTTCAATAATTGTGAAACTCTTTTAAATTCCGTTGCTGATTGTTTTCTTTAA
- the cas6 gene encoding type I-MYXAN CRISPR-associated protein Cas6/Cmx6, producing MTPTINLVFPVQGDVLWADNNYRLYATLCRVCPQLHDLQGLAINTISGMPDRQGKIILTPYSRLYLRLPVSSIALVYSLAGQKLNIDGYEITLGNPELQTIQPCYSLKARLVTIKGYTEPMEFLQACQRQLQQLEIQANIGIPANEKGEPKRLTMKINKPNRSYTIVGFSVVVSDLSEEDSIKLQIHGLGGKRRLGCGVFYPNIRVKKGYQEVQKNVAETLS from the coding sequence ATGACACCAACAATAAACCTTGTTTTTCCCGTGCAAGGGGATGTTTTGTGGGCGGATAACAACTATCGTCTCTATGCAACCCTGTGTAGAGTTTGCCCTCAACTCCATGATTTGCAGGGGTTAGCTATTAATACTATTTCTGGAATGCCCGATCGTCAGGGGAAAATAATTCTAACTCCTTACTCCCGATTATATTTGAGATTACCCGTAAGTTCGATCGCCCTTGTCTATTCTTTAGCAGGGCAAAAATTAAACATTGATGGTTATGAGATTACTCTCGGCAATCCCGAATTACAAACCATTCAACCCTGTTACTCTCTCAAAGCAAGATTAGTAACAATTAAAGGTTATACCGAACCGATGGAATTTTTACAAGCCTGTCAAAGACAGTTACAACAGCTAGAAATTCAAGCAAATATAGGAATTCCTGCGAATGAAAAAGGCGAACCAAAAAGGCTAACTATGAAAATTAACAAGCCTAATCGCAGTTATACCATCGTCGGTTTTAGTGTGGTGGTATCCGACTTATCAGAAGAAGACTCTATTAAATTACAAATTCACGGATTAGGGGGAAAACGCCGTTTAGGATGTGGTGTTTTTTATCCCAATATTCGAGTTAAAAAAGGTTATCAGGAGGTGCAAAAAAATGTCGCAGAAACTCTTAGCTAA